DNA sequence from the Aliidongia dinghuensis genome:
GGGGGCCCAGATCATCGTGCAGGGCCGCGTCTGGCGCGATGCCGAGGCGCGGCGCTATCAGGCCTTGAAGCCCGAGCTCATGCCCTTCGTGCTCGAGAGCTTCGATCGGCTCGCCGCCCGGGCCGACCTGGTGCTGATCGAGGGGGCCGGCAGCCCGGCCGAGGTCAATCTCCGCGCCGGCGACATCGCCAACATGGGTTTTGCCGAGGCCGCGGACGTGCCGGTCGTCCTCATCGGCGACATCGACCGCGGCGGCGTCATCGCCTCGATCGTCGGCACGCAGGCACTGCTCGAGCCGGCAGAGCGGGCGCGGCTCAAGGGCTATCTCATCAACAAGTTTCGCGGCGATGTCGGCCTGTTCGGTTCGGCGGTCGACATCCTGAAGGCGCGCACCGGGCTCGACTGCCTCGGCATCGTGCCGCATTGGGCCGAGGCGGCAAAGCTCCCGGCCGAAGATGCAGTGGCGCTCGACCAATCCTTGGGCATACGGGAGGGCGGCGCCTTCCGGGTCGTGGTGCCGCGCCTGCCCAATATCTCGAACTTCGACGATCTCGACCCGCTGTCGGCCGAGCCCGGCGTCTCGGTCGAGTTCGTCGCCCCTGGCCGGCCGCTGCCGCGCGACGCTGACCTGGTGCTGCTGCCCGGCTCCAAGGCGACGCGCGCCGATCTCGCGGCGCTCCGCGCCCAGGGCTGGGACATCGACCTCCTGGCCCATGCGCGCGCCGGCGGCCGGGTGCTCGGCCTGTGCGGCGGCTACCAGATCCTCGGCCGCAGCA
Encoded proteins:
- a CDS encoding cobyric acid synthase, whose product is MFQGTGSDVGKSLLVAGLGRAFTRRGLRVLPFKPQNMSNNAAVTADGGEIGRAQALQARACGVEPGIDMNPVLLKPHSETGAQIIVQGRVWRDAEARRYQALKPELMPFVLESFDRLAARADLVLIEGAGSPAEVNLRAGDIANMGFAEAADVPVVLIGDIDRGGVIASIVGTQALLEPAERARLKGYLINKFRGDVGLFGSAVDILKARTGLDCLGIVPHWAEAAKLPAEDAVALDQSLGIREGGAFRVVVPRLPNISNFDDLDPLSAEPGVSVEFVAPGRPLPRDADLVLLPGSKATRADLAALRAQGWDIDLLAHARAGGRVLGLCGGYQILGRSIVDPTGMEGPAGESAGLGLLDVTTVLHAHKTLTRLDVRDDLTGEQLQAYEIHVGETDGPGRTQPFLVLDGRPEGAVSADGRIAGCYLHGLFTADGWRRRFLGDVGAATDPTLGFEAMVGRTLDRLADHLETVIDLDRLLEIARAR